Within Pangasianodon hypophthalmus isolate fPanHyp1 chromosome 11, fPanHyp1.pri, whole genome shotgun sequence, the genomic segment GAGTTTTGGaattgtataataaataaagaataaacgTCTTGAAACGTCTGCTGTTAATGCTTGGTGGAAATCTTTGGAAACACATAAGACATGAACATACAAATGGGTGACCAAACTGAACACCAGTGTGAGGTTAGGGATTGAGTGTTAGCCAACGTTCTCTACCACCATCTTCATCAAAACACCACCTGAGAGAACATTTTGTGGTAGAATGGTGTCCATTTGTCCGGTACACTTCcacagacttgtagaatctatgccaacAGCCTAGTAAAGTGCTTTATGAtgctttttcctttaatctgtcacACTTGCCTGTATCATGGCGGGAAAGACGGGAGTCTTAACAAGACCGACTGCTGCGTTAATCACCTCCAGTACCGCCAACATCTGACAGCCATAGAGCGCAGTGGCACAGGAGCTAAACGCATTGTACAAAGCACCTAGAGATcaaatatatatgttatatatacagttacagagagcacacacacacattatatgacAGAATCTGGCTGGAAATTCACCAATGATGTGACATCATCATCTATCATCTGTATTTCAGatgttactgtatattacaaaGCCCTAGTGTAAGTACATACATTGGTTATGATGTATGATGACCATTATATAGAGTTTCAATAACAGGTGAAGTCTAACCTTGACCATGTAGTATGAGATTGGCAGTCAGGAGGCTGAAGGTCCAGGAGAAACCCAGGAACTGAAGCAGGTTGTATATGAACAGGTAGTGTCTTCTCAGAGTGTCCAGCACTGCAGTAAATTCAACAAACTTTACTGCATCTACAGATATTACTAATACAATGTTCCAGTGCTATGTCTTACCGCTGCACTGCTCCCGACGTTTAGCAGCTCTCATGTTCTCTGTGGCCTCCTCGAATGGATCATAGACCATAAACAGAAGAAACGAATTTGGTGTTATCTGATCTATGTTGCCAGAAAAGATAGCGTTCGTGTCTCACTAGAACGTCTGACATTTGTCCCATATGTTCTAACAGGAGTTCTTATAATAgctatttcatattatttatttgatgacCAAGAAAGCCACGACTTCctatttcccataatgcactttgatCAGACCTCAGATTTAGCCACAGTTATAGGGAAAAAGaccaagtgtgtgtatatatatgagacaaagagagagagagagagagagagagagagagagaaaggctggtgaatgaatgactgtttatcgcagctataacataaatgagaacaggaactagttTGTCTCTCAgaatttccacaacattaaacctaTATGCtgttaaaatgcaaaacatgcacatcattattattattcacatcattattaaattaaaccttGGGTATAAGTGGAAGAACACACTCCacaccatgctgttatatgaagaTAATACACTTCAGTGGGGTAGTGGCACTCCGCTTGCGCGTCgtgccgtatcacaccaccccaccaTGTGAATTATattcgtataacagcacgggCTATCACTGTGTAGTAAtttcagctgtaatttaaatcacaggtttatattattgctgGTAATATGtttcgtttccatagtaacagctcattcacagggactatCTACGGCTCCTAATGAATGTGCTGTTACCTCTCACTACCTGAAATTCTACTAATCGTTGaaatggtgaagctttctgtaagcagatgtttatttaacatgtatggaaggagtctccagtgtcagagctttgaaacagtcagcaggttttctgccacagaagacttcttcttcttcttcttcctcaggacagaggactgcGCTCTGATAAAAGGGTGATAAGAGAACAACTGTATATACCtactgtaatgtaagtgataacaggaactcattTATCTCGTGGATGTTCCGCAACaataaatgaaaccaaattgctgtggtagaataagaggaattaaaaaaaaaacaggacgtGCTGTTGCTGGAAAATATCCACAGCGACTTTTATCAGTGTTTCATCAGAAACACGCAAGCTAAGGTGTTTTGTTTTCCTCTCACCACCTGTTGTTGTTAATTGTTGTACTGATGAATATGACGGCAATCACATGACCATGTTTCTGAAGCACaaaagggttagggttaaaccCTAACTACACTTTTACTGAAACCAGGAACGGTGCAGTTTGTTATCCACAACATTGTAAACAGTTTAACAGCGTGTATTTGTTGTGATTTGGGTTCTGTGGATGCGAAGTTCAGGAATATAAAGCCATAATATAATAATGGTGTGCATGTTTGCCTAATATGACTGATATTTACAGaatttaattatattcataaaattaaTTGCCTGACTGTGTGATGTTATAGACGCCATGTGATAACCAGTGGGATATGTTTCTTGGGAAACCTAAAGCAGTCTATATTATTATTCACTGTaacgcttgtgtgtgtgtgtgtgtgtgtgtgtgtgtgtgaggtgcatAGTGATGAACTGGctttccatccagggtgtattctcaccaCGCATGCAGTGATCCCAGGAtggactccagatccaccgacCAGGATAGAGCGCTTAATgaagatagatggatagatagatggatggatggatggatgtcagGAGGATCTTGAACCCAACGTGGATTAGCAAAAGAAATTCCTTACCTGCTGCTGATCCATTTCAGACTTTGTTTTGGAGATCAGATGGAGCCTCCACAGGATCCTGAGCTACATCCCTTAACAAAAAGCACACAGGTTTAATCTCATCGCTCCTGGAAGCTTTTATCATTTCGATATCTAGCAGTTACACAAGATGTATTTTGAACATCTTACCTGCTACACACTCTGATCCATGATGTACATCCACAACATAGTCCTTAAAGCAGGAGGCTTATTTGCTGTGTTTTGGAATATTATTACCAATAAATAGTAGAGAATATTGTGGTGCTggtgctggagtgtgtgtgtgtgtgtgtgtgtgtgtgagagggcgGAACATCACTGCAGTGCCTCTTATGCAGCTCACTCTTTACAGTAGCCTATACATTGTGCTCATATTTCGTCCTATATGTCGTTTTCTGGTCGatttttctttggttttcttcCACAAACACTCTCTATAGGATACTCTTAGTGTGTGGATGAGCTCTGCTGACTAGCTTGCTACCTCCATGGACTGTTTTTCGGGCTAAATTATTCCTCTCTAAGGCATTAAAACAGCCTCTCCTGCATTAACGCACTGCACAGAGTGATGGGAATTCTCGAATCTTCTCCGTGAGTCGGATCATTTGACTCGGCTCACCGATAAGAGCCGACTCTTTAGCATCACTAATGATTCATTgctatgttttttgttttctagttTGAGATCTTTTTGATTGAGTGATTGTGTACTTCAACCTCTAACTTTGATAAcgtgtattttaaataatggtCAAATCCAGTAAGCATCAGTGTATTTATGTGATTGTGCCTgggcttcatttaaaaaaaaaaaaaaaaaaaagattcatttccGTTTATCctcataaatgataaatgatcgCCTCCCTTAATACTAATACACCCTAGTACATCTTTAACAAGCATCACAAGCTGAGATGTTGAAATGATGGAagcatttttactaatttacaccaaaaacaaaaaagagtaATAGCATTCCTCGATTCTGAATAGTCACTTAAAGAGACTCAAgactcaaagagtcgactcattcATAAACGAagccatatgtgtttgttgaacatctcattctaCAGATTTAATATCtctttgcagttataataagctcttctgggaagctttccactagatgttggagcgtggctgtggggatttgtgttcattcagctacaagagcattagtgaggtcaggtgctgatgttgggtaaggagtctccagttccagttcttcccaaaggtgtccagtggggttgaggtcagggctctgtgcaggacactcgagttcttccactccaaccttcacacaccatgtcttcatggcacatatactgtatgagtgtgatggtcagatgtcctcAAACCTCTGACCATATAGTCTACTTACGATGTTCTTGATCACACATGCCAGCTGTGAATCATATAAGAAACAGACTAAGgagaatttattaaatatgacagTGATGTAGTGCTGCGTCCTGTTTAAGCAGCAGAAATACACTGTTCACATATCATTCTGAGAATTTATGAATTATGAGAAGacactttaatgaaaaaaaaaatacagactgtGTAATCTTTTAGGAAAACACACTACTTCTCAGCTAGGACAGATTATTAGGAAGTCATGAGAGTATGATACGATTCGTACACTTTTAAAACTACCTAACACATCTGCCACTAATTGTTCTTGagccaataaaaaaataaataaataaaagaaactcaCACTTTTGAatgagatttatttaaataggACAATTTTCATTTGTAAGAATGGTTATAACACATGAAAGCCACTGAAGACGAACACTTCTCCGACCAGAGGCagtattcattttctttcttttttttaaacttgataTTCACACTTTGGTGAAGAGATCTCCCAGTACAGCCAACACTGGAGTCCTTTAGGCTTCTCACAATGGCGGTATTAAGGAAACACAAATAACTATGTACACTCCAGTCAACGGTTTAGAAAGTCGTTAGTCAGAGCTGTCACGTATCTTACAGACCAGATCATAGATCGAGTAGGTACATATCAGTGTCTGATGCCTTGGGAAATCGTTACCAAGCATTCAAACAGGTGTTGTACAAAACGCAGGAATAAAAGTGACTCATGGAAACGACTCGCAAAACTACATTTCCAAAGTAAAACGAGCCATTTTGCAGTAGGCATGTGCCAATATTAACGTCTCATAGCACAACGCAGAAGTATTAACGCCTCCTTTCTGCACATTTGGTTGATTTAATTGGGATTTGTCATGAATCAACACAAAATAGATCATAATATCAAAGTGTCGGGGGAAATCAAAGTAGTTTGCAAaaagctgtttgtttaggtgtgAACTAAGAACTAATTTAAGGTCtaggggtgaatatttatgcaatcacaacttttattttattttattttccctttcttCAATATTACAGGCTATTTTTTGTGTACATTCATGATATGTACCCAACTTTAAGTCCATTTCCAGGTTAttacactacaaaatgtagCCAAGTTTGGGAAGgagggtgtgaatacttatgcaaggcaacGCAAACACCTATCCTTTTCATGCTTTACAATATGACCATACAGAAAGCATTTGTGTAGTCACAGTGAACAGAAGGCCTGTGACTGTTTGGTGTGTTAGCCAGTGAATAATAATATAGACTCCTTTTTTGAATTGCGTAGTGCCGAATCTTGGCTAGCATCGTCACCATGCTATCCGCGTCCTCGAACGCTCCGAAGGTGCTGATTAGAAACAAAGAACTAGCAGGTAAAAGCTCTCGAGAAGCTTCTGTGGTGTCTGTGGAGTGTATAATCACTCTGCTGATTAGAACCGCATTTAGAATTGCACTTCTTCCATTTTGACCAAAATAAGTCATGTTAGACAGCTGAATGGGGCAGGCTTCATCCAAAATGGCTGACGAATGTAATGCAGGGAGGCGCGAGGAGGATATTGTGTGatattcacaataaaaaatattgcacatgTCCAATATAGTAATTCATAGTAAATCATTCTTGGCACATGCCTACCTGCAGGTCAGTGATAAAGCAAGGTTAGACTTGTTCATCTGCTCCCTTCAACAACTGGAGTGTTTTTAGTTGCCAATCAAATGCACAAATGGACGACTTAAGGGAAtaatttggtgcaaaaaaaaaaaaaaaaaaacacacaccaccaaAGTAGACATTTCTTCCCTTTAACCCAAAAGTAttcaatcagccataacatttaaCATGTTTGATGTCCGACATGCTTCGTTTAGTTTTGCATTAGAGCTACAAGACTAACGTAACATGTAATGGATCTCTAGATCAATCAGTGGAAATCTTTCCTGCGAAATACAAGCCCAAATCTCTACTTATTATCTACTTATTACAAACAATCGGGAGATGGCgagttcgaatcctgatgatgccacagccgtGTGGAGCCACTCGCGAGAGACGGTGAGCTCacgtatgcagaagagggctgACAGCTCTGTCGAAAAGATGTTCACGTTCAACATTttgtaaacacattttttacaaatttgaGTTTACAGAATGGGACTCTCACACTAACAATCCCATGCAGCTATTTGAGCACTCTGCCTACATTACAGTAAGTCATACTGTGCTCTAAAGCACACAGGAAGTCTGTGTGACAGAACTGAAGAAATGGCTGCAGTTTGGTGCAGAAAAGATCCGTGTGAGGACCTTTAGCCTTGTAGCTGAgatgcaaaactaaagaaacgaACAGACACAAGTACGGGTATGAAAgtgcatttgatttttttttctccccccgAACCATTCCTTTACGTTTAAGGCTACTTTTACTCTGCTGCTGTCTTTATGGTAATGTGGTTTCTATCCTCTAGCATTCGAGtcttaacaaaataaaaacataaacctTATATGTATGAAGTTGAAGAGTagccctctcacacacactgggttTACACACCTTGTGAATATCTGTAAAGAATAAATACTCgttgatgaaagaaaaaaaaaaaaaaatgaaggagagagaaaatgcGTCTCACGCCATGTTCCATGCACGCAAGTTATTTACAGATTGAAATGCACGACTCCTTTGTCAACACCTAAAGGCTTTTTGTTCTTAAGGAAAAACTTTAAGAAAGCTTTAAGCCAGGTGTTCCTGACAAACTACGCATGGCTCTGATGTGGAAAACCATGCTCGAGACAAAACCCATTTAAACcaaactgataaaaaataaaagatagagagaggaaaaaaaaaaaaaaagctagtgaGGAAGTGTCCATGAACGCCACCGCTGACAAACTACACTGCAATACTGACATTGGGGTTTCGTCTTTAATAAAGCTACCTTTTTATTAGGATAAAATTAATTTAGAATctcaataaaaacaaacagaacaggCATGAAAAAGGATGCAGTATGTAGAGGATGTGTGGAGATGGCCGAGAGTGTTTTCTGAATCCTCCTCGCAGAGAGTTTATGTTTCGAGGAATCTTCCTCAGTCCTCTAAATACTCCCATAAGTCCTTCTCATAGCCCTCGTGCACGTGCTGCAGCAGAACTCGCCGTCGACTCTCGCAGTATCTGCACCAGAGATACAGAGTGAGGAATAAAATCACAGATGAGCAGCTTCTCGTACTGGTTACGAcatatgtttgcttttttttttttttaaattataacagcactggtgaattcgctaaaaaaaaaaacccatcatgCTAAAACTACGTACGTCACCTCACCTATACTTATCTTGGACTTTCTGTTTGATATCTTGCAAGGAATCCTGGGAGATGTCTCGCTCCAGATAGCCTGACAGCACCTCTGTGGCGTTCTCCAGGTCAGCCTGATTGTTCTGAAGGACAGAGAAAAGATTAGGCTGGTAGAGATGtgcgaatgaatgaatgaatgaatgaatgaatgaatgcgtGTGGGTTCCGCCATTTTGTTTCAGGAGGTCGTGTGAATTTCAACATGGCCGACAGTTTAACTAGCTACCTCTCGTAGCTACAGCATGTGAAATGGTGAAATGGTTACGTTTTATCAGATTAGTTCATTTGTTGTGGCTAATCGTGCAATCGCTCTGAAAGTACCTAGCTTTGTTGAACTGAGAAATCTGGCCGCTAGATCACTCCCTCAGTCTTTTCTTAAACACatccttttttatatattaatattaatataatttctaAGTAAACCTATTATGTTAGATAGAACTCTAACATATGTAATCTTTCAAACACTATAAAATAACTTCGAAATGATCTAACAAGCAATGAATGTTCTGTATTATGTGAAATgtataatgaattatttatttatggagtGTGATATGATTTTTCTGGTATAAGGGAATAGTTATCACACTCCAAACATAACTAAATAACCACGTATACCAAAtttatacgtttttttttttgattcaaCAAAAGTTATTTGACGGCCAGTATTCATGCTGacaaagtgcaaagtgcagACACCTCGAAAATGATGGACTGGTTGTTCTTCTTGAGGTAGAAGGCAAAGACGTAGGTGAACATGAGTGTGGATCGGCACTGGCACAGCACGTCCACGGCCTTCTTCAGGAACTGCACCTCGATCCACGACATGTTGTGCTGCTGCATCTCCTCCATCTTCTGCTTGACCTGCGCGTACAGCTTGTGCTCGAAGCGCAGGCTCTGCATGTGGTTCATGTAGCGGTTGCAGTAGAAAAGGTAACGCTGCAGTGCTGCACGGGAACGCtgtgcacaatacacacacacacacacacacacacacacacacatgcaggttTGCACACTAGCACATATATAAGCTGTACACCATATTCCCTGCTTCAGCAGAAATTAACAGGAAGCATGGTATGTACTCAACAAATACCTAATCgcacttctttttcttcccctcaATGCTAAAATCacttaaaatcatttattacaataaaacagCATGTTGTCTCACAATCCCTCATTACGAAGTATTAATCAgcttatttcattcattctttacttTTCACCTCCTGCCACCTAGTGGACGCATTCGCATTCCTTCCAACTATGAAGGGAGACACCTCTGCTCCTGGCCACACTCCTTCACTAATATGTGGCTGCAGAAGGATAAACCAGGCCTTAGACTGAATGCTTGCGCGGGGAATCACTAGTAATAATTAAATTAGCTGCATGTGAAACGTGTGAAAAGCCTGCACTAGAGCAGTTAATCAAACAGACCAGAAGGATGGGAGAGATCCATTTCTCACTATAGTATTCTGTAAAACTATTATTAGACTGTATGTTAATCGTGATCATTTTCATACAGTTTTCTTCTTCCagcttgcatgtgtgtgtatcgtAAATACTGTACACTACCTCTTGGGCGTCTCGGGCCGCCTTTGCGTCGTCTTCATTGTAGCGATTGCAGTTGTACCTGGAGAACACAAGAGAGCGTGTTGTGAGAGCGTGCTACACCATTCATCAGGGGTCTAACAATACACTCTCGTCATGATTTGATTCGATTCATGAGTCGATttcgattctcagaatatttcaaaccaaatttgaatgaagaaatatGATGACTGAAAAGACCCCTTTGTTTTtgattcagaaattaaaaaatgtgcttttttttgtctgtaccaaactaaataaatcaaaaattgctacCAAAAGAGGTTTAatatagtaaacaaaaaaaatgtaatacaggttcaccatatcttaaataaataaataaatttataaatcatCCCAAAACttgactgaataaacaaagtctctgacccAGGGAAAATGATCGATTGAAACACAATGAGCTCCGTGCCAGCGCCTGAGGCTTCAGTTTaaccagaaatagagctccaaagtcggctaaaatgcccgatTTCAGCGACCTCGTGCTCAGGCACTGTAGATCACAGCGCTGCAGGTCTGGTGTCGTTTTTAACGGTGATAACATACTCGTGTTACTATATAGCGTATATCGTGTATCAGTCTTTGCAATCCAGAGCTCAGGAAAGGCACAGGCTCTCCATGAAAGAAAGCGTTCACGCGGCCAGCGTGCTCTCTATGCATTTTAATTCTGTGGTTTGTACAGATTGGGATTAAACAGTACAATTGCTTTAAACctataattaatagaatgctcaCATCGCACATTTCCACCTTTTTTTGCATCACGATGCATCGTTACAGCCCTACCATTCAGTCACACTCCAGTGTGGGCTGGGTGAAGTGCACTCACCAGGCCGAGCCGTGAGGCTCCCAAGGACCCAAACACACCCAACAGAACTCCGCCTTACAGTTCTGGTTACGGCAAACCATGTGGTTACAACCGCCGTCCTTTTCGATGGTCACATGGCACTTGGGACACTCctgattatacacacacaccagactaTTGTCAAATTCACCATAATTGTATGTGAGCAGTGATTTGGATAATTAATTACAAGGCCATTAGAAACCATTACTAAGCTAGATGTTGTcgtttttatgatgtaaaaacacAAGGTGTGTAGATCTTCCAATTTTCTTCCATACCTTGGTATTTGCTGCAATCCAGTTAGATGTTTCACTGTCGTCATCACATTTCTTAATCCATTTCCTCAACCACTAGAGGGAAGAGAGCGAATAAAGACATGCACAAAATAAGAAAAGCACATTCTTTAACGTTGGAAGACTTTAGTGTTCGGTAATGATATCGACGTGAACACACCTTACACTTCACTGGGTCGTGCCAGTTCTCTCCACAATTGAAGCTAAGTAGATAAAACAAGAGTTAAATTGATTAGCAAACATCCAGAAGACACTAAACGCAGTCAGCCAGTGTTCAGTGATGTGCATTCTGTCCATTCGGTCAGATCAAACCAGagggttattttttttatttaattttttttttaccagaacTGTCTCCCGCATTTGCAGCGCACTGGTTTGGCATCTGGATACTGGACCTTAACCACATGATGGCAGTCAGGAGCCGGACACCATTTTAAAAGTCTATTACACTACAGGAAGAGAGCAGAAAATACACAGTCTTCAGTCATCAGTCACTGAAACTACTGAAACTGAGTAAAGAATGTGTGTTCACAGTTCCCCTGTTTATCCATCCAAATATCAATCACAGTAGGCTACGGACGGATATACGCTCTCCGCATGCCTTCTCATGCTAATGCCTTTAACAAAACCAAAGTTAAATTATAACACTCTGACTGTTTTTATGCCACGGCCAATACCCAAGAGAACAACCTTGCAAATATTCATAGACCAGCTAGTTAGCTCTCCTGGTTATAGCCTTGCTAAAATCCCTCTTTGATACAACATTGACGAAAAACCTGAACATTTGTCGTAGCGGTCATGTCCTGTGTAAACTTTTAGCAAGTCCAGTAAAGCTGAACTTTTTACACGAGCATCTAGGAAATATTAAATGATCACCGTCTACGGTCTACTGTCATCACAGTTATGTTTTAGAGTCtatttccattcattcatcttcagtaaccgcctTATCCTGATCGGGGGTGTGGTGTCTCCAGGGATCCGGGAACAATCCCGGGAACACAGGGCTTCAGTGGGAATATACCTGGGATGGAAcgcctgtcaatcacagggcaccatgcacgcacacacacacacactttcacacactccttcataGCTAAGCGCAATTTATCATAGCCGATACACCTACCACCATGTGTATTTGGGAGGGagaaccagagaaccctgaggaaacccacagggaaaacatgcaatactccatacagacagaaaCCCGAGCTCAGGAATCGAACCGGGGACGGCTAGCCTCTGCGTCATCATGCTACCCTTTAGATAATATGCAGTTTGTGAACCGACTACAAGTTGGTGTGTTTGACTCACACCAAACCACCTAAAGtgttgaggggaaaaaaatgctaataattgCATTTCAAattataaacacagtgtgtgtttgatggcTAGCGAGATCATGTGACTGCAGGGAAATCCTCATCGGGACTCTTACCTCTACAAAACTATTCGTGATTAGATGTTGGTACTTCAGCTTCACTTTTGAGTCGGTGATCAACcgcctgcaacacacacacacacacacacacacacacacacacacacacacacactcagttcaACTACTGGTAATTTATCCTAAATGAAGACAATTAAATTCCCAAAGCAGAACTTACATTACAGTGTTGTCATCAACCAAAATATCACAGTTGTGAGCAGGACATGAGATGGTCTggagagggaagaaaaaaacacacacacacacacacacacacacacacaacatataatGTGCATCTGTAATATGCCAATATCAGTGTATAATGAACTATCTGGCTGACTCAACAGGCTTGAAAATGATTATAACTAGTAATTATAAATATGTCTCGAAACAGATATTACAACTGAACCAGTTTTAACTGTTCACAGGATGTTTAGTGAAACTTGCCTGACCCATCCCCTCTTCTAT encodes:
- the LOC113523935 gene encoding very-long-chain (3R)-3-hydroxyacyl-CoA dehydratase isoform X3; the encoded protein is MDQQQEATENMRAAKRREQCSVLDTLRRHYLFIYNLLQFLGFSWTFSLLTANLILHGQGALYNAFSSCATALYGCQMLAVLEVINAAVGLVKTPVFPAMIQVMGRNVVLFVVFGSLPEMQERSVVFWVFYLWSISEVFRLAFPVLSLDAKFRTLIWLRHALLYPLTTLTEAVAVLQSLPLFDQTRLFSVPLPEAVGFSDFS
- the arih1l gene encoding E3 ubiquitin-protein ligase arih1l, giving the protein MDSDEGYNYEFDDEEEEEEEEECSEDSAEEEADDDALDLGEVELVEPEVAGGERDGCEETGSSGGGGGGGGGGGLGAGRDEEDYRYEVLTAEQILQHMVECIREVNEVIQNPATITRILLSHFNWDKEKLMERYFDGNLDKLFSECHVINPSKKARTRPMSTRSSNQDMHCQICYLNYPTSYFTGLECGHKFCMQCWGDYLTTKIIEEGMGQTISCPAHNCDILVDDNTVMRLITDSKVKLKYQHLITNSFVECNRLLKWCPAPDCHHVVKVQYPDAKPVRCKCGRQFCFNCGENWHDPVKCKWLRKWIKKCDDDSETSNWIAANTKECPKCHVTIEKDGGCNHMVCRNQNCKAEFCWVCLGPWEPHGSAWYNCNRYNEDDAKAARDAQERSRAALQRYLFYCNRYMNHMQSLRFEHKLYAQVKQKMEEMQQHNMSWIEVQFLKKAVDVLCQCRSTLMFTYVFAFYLKKNNQSIIFENNQADLENATEVLSGYLERDISQDSLQDIKQKVQDKYRYCESRRRVLLQHVHEGYEKDLWEYLED